The sequence TGACATCATCATCTCCGGACAACAACACGTTGGTGGTCAAGAACATTTTTATTTAGAAGGGCAAATTAGCCTTGCTGAACTCACTGAAGACGGTGGTATTTTCTTACGCACTTCTAGCCAGCATCCAACCGAGGTACAAACACTCGTTGCTGAAGTACTTGGCATACCATTCAACAAAGTTACCGTTGATATGCGCCGAATGGGAGGCGGTTTTGGGGGCAAAGAAACACAAGCGGCGCAATGGGCATGTCTAGCCAGCATGGGGGCATTTCTTACAGGAAAAGCGGTTAAAATTCGACTGCCCCGCTCCACTGATATGTCGGTAACGGGTAAGCGTCATCCATTCTTTAATCAATACAAAATAGGCGCGAGTAAGCAAGGTTTGATAGAAACTGTCGAGATAGAAGTCAATGGCTTATGTGGTCATTCTGCGGATCTCTCTGGTGCTATCGTTGATCGTGCCATGTTCCATAGTGATAACGCCTACTTTCTTGGTGATGCCTTTGTTACAGGTAATAGGCTTAAAACCGACACTGTTTCTCATACTGCTTTTCGCGGCTTTGGCGGGCCTCAAGGGATGATGGTAATTGAGAAAGCGATGCAAGATCTTAGTATTGTTGTCGGAGAGGATGCCCTCGACCTTCGCTTGAAAAACCTTTATAGAGAAGGCAAAGCTACAACTCATTACGGTATGCCCGTCGAGCAGTATGAAGAGCTCAAAGAGGTCATCACGCAATTAGAAACTCGCAGCGATTACCGCAAACGTCGCGAAGAGATAAAAAAATGGAACGACACTAGTCCGGTACTCAAAAAAGGGTTAGCGCTTACCCCCGTTAAATTTGGTATTTCATTTACTGCTTTGCACCTAAACCAAGCCGGCGCACTTATTCATATCTATACTGATGGCAGCGTACAAGTTTCCCATGGTGGTACGGAGATGGGACAAGGTTTACACACCAAGATTCAACAAATTGTTGCGCAAACATTAGGTATACCGTTCGAGTTAGTACTTGTGACGTCGACTCGAACCGACAAAGTACCGAATACCTCACCAACGGCCGCTTCATCTGGTGCCGATCTAAACGGTATGGCGGCACATAATGCAGCCAAAGAACTTAAATCCCGACTTCTTGAATTCGCGCATGAAACTTATCAAGCTACCGATGCCGAAGCAGTTATCGTTGATGGTGTGCTGACCATTGGAGAAAAGCAGGTCGATTGGCATTCATTGGTTCAGCAAGCCTATCTAAATCGCGTCTCACTTTCCGCCAGCGGATTCTATAAAACGCCTAAAATTTGGTATGACCAAGAAAAATCTGTCGGTAGGCCATTTTTCTACTTCTCGTTAGGGGCATCTTGCTCTGAAGTCACTATCGATACTCTCACTGGTGAATTACGTGTCGATCGAGTGGATATTTTACATGACGTTGGCAATAGCCTTAACCCCGCTATCGATCTGGGTCAGATAGAGGGTGCGTTTATTCAAGGTATGGGATGGCTAACCACAGAGGAGTTAGTCTGGAATAAAGAGGGTGTGCTGCTAAGTAACAGCCCAATGAACTATAAGATACCGACGATTGGCGACTATCCAAAACAGATGAATGTTGCGTTATTTGATAAAGCAAATCCTGAACACAGTATTTACCGTTCTAAAGCAGTAGGTGAGCCACCATTTATGCACGCAATTAGCGTTTGGTGCGCTATCTACGACGCTGTTGCTTCGATCAGCAATCATACTCAAGCCGTTGATTTAAACGCACCAGCGACCGGCGAAGAGATTCTTAAAGCGTGTGAAAAACAGTACGAACAATTTGGTAGGGAGACGACCTATGCAAGTCAATGAGTCTAATACTTTCAATCAATTAACAGAGAATTCAACGCTAACATGGTTAGAGGCATGCCAATGGTTAGAAAATAATGGAGAGGCGTACTGCATTGCTACCATCATAGCAGAAGCAGGTTCTGTTCCACGGTCAAGTGGTAGCAAAATGGTGGTTTCTGCCAATGGTCAGTTCGACACTTTAGGCGGTGGAAACCTTGAACTTCAGGTGATAGGAAAGGCGCGAGCACGATTAGCAGAAACACAATTATCCCCACATAAAAGCGGAGTTTCTATTGAACGTTTTTCATTAGCTGCCGACCTTGAACAGTGTTGCGGGGGCGCGGTGCAAGTGATGCTAGAACCCATAAACTGCCAACAACCAAAAGTAATAATTTACGGTGCAGGACACGTTAGCCAAGCACTGTGTACCATTTTAAAACAGCTTCCCTGTCATGTATCTGTTATCGATAATCGTCAGCAATGGGTAGAACAAGTTTGTGCTATGGGTATTCATGCGTATCAGCATGACTCACCTGTCGAAACCATTAACGATATTAATCCAAACAGCATGTTACTCATCATGACCCATGACCATGCCCTCGACTTTGAACTTACCAAGACAGCTCTAGAGAGAGCGAGCTTTCCTTATATCGGTTTAATCGGTTCTAAAGGGAAAAAACAGCGCTTTGAGTTTCGTTTAAAAGAGCAACTGTCTAGTACGTCCCTACTTGAAAATCTCACTTGCCCTATCGGACACACTGACATCAAGGGAAAGCTTCCTATGCAGGTCGCTGTTTCCGTTGCTGCACAGTTGATGGCCTTGTTTGATCAAGTAAAAGCAAGGCCAACAGAGATAAAAGAAGAAACTTTACGTAAAGAAGCCCAATGGCAACAAGCAAACACGGCTAGAAAATCATTAAAGGAGGCTCAACATGACTAACCCTGTCAAAGAAAAAGAGCTTTCTATCGACAGAGAGTTACTGCAAAAAATTTGTTCAAGCCAGCGTTGGCAAACACTGCTGTTGCGGTCTATAACTTCTGAATCCGGAAAGAGCTTAAGTAAACACAATGTGATTGAAATGGCTGATAAGGCATTCTGCCAACTGGAAGAGAAAGATTGGTTAGAAGCCTTTGCGGGTCACCCAATGATAGGCGATATATCGAGCCTTAGAAAAAAATACGCCCAAGGAAAAAACCTAAGTGAACGCGAACAAAGTCAGGTTTCCAGTGCGCCAGAGGCGATATTAGAAAAACTATTGGAGCTCAATCAAGCTTATTTGGATAAATTCGGCTTCATTTTTATCGTCTGTGCCACGAATAAATCTGCAGATGACATGCTAGGGATTTTACAAAGTCGAATCGTCAATAACCGTTCAGACGAATTACTTAACGCAACGATTGAACAGAAAAAAATCAGCCAGATTCGTATGGAGGTCCTACTATGAGCAGTTTAAGTTGTCATGTACTCAACACCACACATGGTGTACCAGCTTCTGGTATCGAAGTAGAGCTCTGTGCTTTTTCGCAACATGATTGTTTGCAAAAAGGAATAACCGATCAAGATGGTCGCTTTCGATTTGACGCAATAACCTTAGAAAAAGGCCGATACACACTTAAATTCCACACAGAATCGTATTGCCAAAGCCAATTTGGTGGGTGTTTTTTCCCATTAGTGGAAGTGCATTTTATTGTTGAAGACGAACGTCACTATCACGTCCCTTTATTGCTATCACCCTACTCCTACTCGACCTATAGGGGGAGTTAGTATGCTAAGACAAGTTCATCGAGGAAGTATTTTACACTTCCCTAAAACCACAATAGATCCGGCCAATAATTATCAGTATTTCAATGATGGCGTATTGGTGACGGAAGAAGGCAAAATCACGCACATTGGTGAAGCTGAAGACTTTTTCAAGCTGGCAGAGAACCAACAACTGCTCAATTACGGCGGCGTAGAACTGCACAAAGGGTTGATCATCCCCGGTATGATTGACGGCCATGTTCATCTACCGCAGATTGAGATGATTGCAAGTTACGGTAAGCAACTTTTAGATTGGTTGAATGAGTACACTTTCCCTACAGAAAAAAATTTGCTGAAGTTGAGTACTGTTATCGACAATCCCAGTTTTTTTAGAGCAACTTCTTTCGAACGGAACGACAACCGCAAGCGTCTTTGCATCGGTTCACTCACACTCGGTAGACGCATTCTTTGTCGCCGCAGAAGAACTCGGTGCAAGAATGATATGCGGGAAAGTCATGATGGATAGAAATTGCCCTGATTACCTGCAAGATACCCCAGAATCCGCTTATCACGATAGCAAATCTCTGATAGAAAGATGGCATGGAAACGGTAGAGCCATGTACGCTATTACACCTCGATTCGCACCGACTAGTTCACCGGAACAACTCAAAAAGGCGGGGCAACTTGCCAACGAGCATCCAGATACCTTTATTCAAACTCATATGAGTGAAAACTTATCTGAAATAGCCTGGATAAAATCACTCTATCCAGACCATCGTGACTATTTAGATGTATACCAAAGCTTTGATTTAGCTCGAGACCGTTCGCTATTTGGTCACTGCGTTCACTTGCAAGACCGAGAATACCAAGCGCTAGCTGAATCAGGTTCTACCATTACCTTTTGTCCGTCTTCTAACCTGTTTTTGGGCAGTGGCTTGTTCGATTACCAAAGAGCTAAGGACCATAATATCCCTATTTCTATCGCCAGCGATATTGGCGCGGGCACCAGCTTAAGCTTATTTACTAACCAATCTGATGCTTACAAAATTTGTCAGTTGCAAGGCATCAGCTTAGACCCATTCGAATCTTTATATCGCTGCACGCAAGGCGCTGCAGATGCAATGGGACTTTCTCACCTGATCGGTAACCTTAATCCGGGGACTGAAGCCGATTTCATTGAACTCGATATCAAAGCATCACCTATTCTTCACCAACGCTTAGTCCGTTGTAACGATTTAGCTGAACAACTGTTCGCTATCTCGATCTTAAGCGATGAAAGAGTCATCGCTGCTACTTATCTGAATGGAAAACTCGTCTACAAAAAAGGAAGTAAAATATGTGGCCACAACTCTACGAATGGATTGCGTTATTTATCAAATGGTTCCATGTAATATGTGGAATCGCGTGGATAGGAGCGAGTTTCTATTTTACGTGGCTGGATAATAGCCTAGAAACGCCACCAAAATGGAAAAAAGACAAGGGTATTAAAGGCGATCTATGGGCTGTCCATGGCGGTGGTTTCTACGAAGTAGCAAAATACCAAGTAGGCCCTGAAAAAATGCCCGACAACTTGCATTGGTTTAAATGGGAAGCCTACACCACTTGGATTACTGGCTCGGTTCTGATGATCTGGATGTATTATCTCAACGCACAAGCCTACCTTATAGACCCAAGAGTAATGACGCTCTCCACGGCCGAAGCGATAAGTTTGGGTGTAGGGGCTATCTTAGCGGGTGTTGTCTGCTATGAAGTGTTGTTACGTTCACCGTTAGCCAAAAACAAGACCCTTTTTGTTGTGTCACTCACCGTGGTTGGAGGGTTATTTTTTTATGCCTTCACTGAAATTTTTAGTGGTCGTGGGGCATTTATTCATATGGGGGCTTTAATAGGCTCAATTATGGTTAATAACGTCTGGCATAAAATTATCCCCGGGCAACGGAAAATGGTGGCTCAGGTTGCTGCTGGACAAGCCGTTGATCCTGCCCCTGGCCTAGAAGGAAAAAGACGCTCCATTCATAATAACTACCTTACTCTTCCCGTTATCTTTTTAATGATAAGCAACCACTATCCAATGATTTATCAGCATTCTTTTAGTTGGCTAGTAGCACTGCTTATCATGATAATTAGTGCATGGATACGACACTATTTCAACCTAAAACACACAGGCCAAAATAAACCAAGCGTTTTGCTTTCTGGCATTGCGGCTATGTGCCTGCTTGCTGTTATTGTGAGTGTCCCATCCACCAAATCAATCGATGTGAGTTCCGTTGAAATGAGTGACAACACTTCGCTTAATTCTTTACAAAGTGGTGCATTAGATATTATCGCGGCGCGGTGTTCTACTTGTCATAGCAGCGAACCAACTGATGATGTGTTTGTTATTGCACCTTCAGGCGTAATATTTGATAACTGGCAAGACATCGAGCGTTGGGCACCCCGAATTCTAGCCCGCTCAGTTGAAACCGCCGATATGCCATTCTTAAATAAAACAGGCATGACAGATGAAGAAAGAAGCCAACTTAAGCAATTGTTAACCGCTCAATAGTTCGTCCTATCGGTCATTACAGTCTTCGATTAAAAAGTCGATTAATTTATTTACCCTATTCGTAAGATGCTTACGAGTAGGGTAAATTATATGGATATCCACCTCTCCTGTAACATACCTCTCCAGTAGCGGTGAAAGCTCACCGCTATCGAGGTAAGGTTGTACAATTATGGAAGGTAGACAGGTAATCCCTTCTCCAGCCAGAGCGGCTTGCATTAACACCATCACATCATTGGACTTAAAATGCCCAAAAATTGGGACTTCTATCGGCTCTTGACCAGATTTTTGTGTGGTCGTTTTAAATAACCAATGCTTGCCTAAACCAACATGAGTCAAACAAGTATGGGCGGTTAATTGATTTGGTGTAACTGGTCGCCCAAACTCGTTTAAATAGTCTTCTGACGCACAGACGACGGAGTGACAACGAGTGAGTTGTCGAGCCACCATGTTTTGATCAAATCTATTCCCTATTTGTATAAAAATATCAAAAGGTTCTTTGGTTAGATCAACATCACGCTCTGTCAAAACTAACTCAACCGACACTTTTGGAAAGTGAGTTAAAAATCGACGAATGGCAGCTGCAACATAAGCCTGACCAAATGAAACACTGCACGCCACACGGATAAGACCTGTCGCTTCTGCATCCTCATTGCTTGTTTTATACATAGCTTCATCATTTAACGAGAGAATTTGTCGGCAATAAGGTAACACCTCTTCACCTGCGTTAGTTATGTGTAAACTTCTCGAATTTCGATTTAACAATTTGATTGAAAATGATTTTTCGAGCGAAGCAATGTATCGCGTTGCCATCGAACGAGACATGTCGAGTTTACTAGCAGCAGCGGTCAAACTGCCTAGGTCAACAACTTCAACAAATACTCGCATCGCTATGAGTCGATCCATACCACCTCATGTGACCGATTTATGCAACCTTTAGTGGCTTAATATACGGTTTATTAGTTCAAATATTGCAACGATAATACATCAAATCTTATCTCTTTTGGAGTTCCAAATGCTCAAAACATTATTGAAGCCACTGCTAATCACTACTGCCCTCTTGAGTTCTGGCGCTTTCGCTCAATCTCAAAACCAACCTTTAACCGCTGAGGCTTTGGTGGGGTGTCCGTCTGAAACCATCAACGCTGCATTCTCTGAATTTGGCCGCACAGGAAAAATGCCACGTGAACTTAATCGCTGGCTAAATGATCCAAGTGCACAATATATTGAACCCTATGAAGCATTTAAAGATGTTTATAACGTGGGTGTTTGCTGGGTATCTACGTGGTTAATAAATACCAATGATGGGGCCGTACTTATCGATACTGGTACTGGTGGATTTGCTGATCAAGTTGTCGAAAACATTGAGGCAGTTGGTGTTGATCCTGCAGATATTAAATTAGTTCTTATGACTCATGGGCATTTTGATCACACGGGTGGAGCCAGTAAAATTAAATCCCTTTCCAATGCACGCTTTGTTATGAGCGAAAAAGGTTGGCAAGAAGCATTAAACGATGCGAAGAAAAAACCAAAAGCCTACTGGAATGGCGTATTTTTACCTGAAGCTGACATCATTGCCCAAGACGGGGATAAATTTACTGTCGGTGATCGAGAGTTTGAACTATTACTTACACCCGGGCACACATGGGGCACGGCATCTTATCTATTTGATGTTAAAGACGGAGAAAGTACCTACAAAGCCATTTCGATTGGCGGGTTAGGATTAAATGCTATTGATGGTCCTGAGCAAGTTGAAACCTATATCCAAAGCGTCGAAAAAATAGAAAAGCTTGTTGAAGATGAGAGTAACCCTATTACCGTCCACTTAACTGCTCACCCATTTAGTAATGGTATGACGGAAGCAAGTCAACGCCTAAAAACCCGACAAGATGGAGAACCGCACCCGTTTGTTGATCAACAAGGATTAATTAAGCAATTAGAGGCATTGAAAGCAGGTGCTCAAGATCGCTTAATTCTCGAATCTAAATAGGCTAGAAACGAATAAACATAAACTATTGATACCCATGTCCCCCTTTTAATGTGCATGGGCATCAATATCCGCTCTATTGTCGAATAGACATCACTGTTACACTATTGTTAATTTATACCCATCATAAAGAGACAATATGAAGTTTATCCGTTGGTTTTTAGGGAAAGTTATTCTGACCTTAAGTTTTATTTTTTCACCTAAAGGCATTAAGCGAAGCGAAGAATTACAAAAAGAACTCGATAAAAAAGCAAGCTCACTGGCTTTGTATCAATTTGAAGCCTGTCCATTTTGTGTGAAAGTGCGTCGTGCAATGCAACGTCAATCTATTACCTTTGATCTTCGTGATGCGAAAAATAACCCAACTCACAGGGAAGCGTTATTGACTCACGGTGGCGCACTTAAAGTGCCATGTCTACGAATAGATAACGGTGACGAAACAACCTGGATGTATGAATCATCCGATATCGTGGCCTATTTAGAAAAAGAGTTCGCTTAAAAGTTTATCGATAACAAGAACCACTGTAACTTACACTATAATGCCTACATCCTAATCCCGTGTAGGCGTTATAATGATGAGTGTTAGAGTCAATTATTCAAGAGACTTGCGACTTTTCGGCATGGGTGAAAAATAACCCACGAGTACCATTACGACACCAACGAAAATAATCGCAAATACCATCACAATGGTATCTCTATTACTCAAATCCAAAACAAGCAACTTAAGAACAGTGACCGCAAATAATATTGCTCCAACCCACCAGATTCTCACACTGCCAAATCGAGAACCAATGCCCGTCGCCATCATCGCTATAACACTCCAAAGTATGGCTAACCCAGCCTGAAAAACACCTGAATGCCACAATGAGAATAGATCATAACTCGCAAGTGTATAGTGACTAACTCCGCGACCTAACGCACTGTGAGCAAAAATAACCCCCGAAAAAGCCACCCAAATTGACACCAATTTTGTTTTGCCTAATTGAATTTTAAAATAATTAGTGAGAACAACTTGAGCGTTTTTATGGCGCAGACAATGAACAACAAATAACATTGACGCCATGGAGGTAAGCTCTAACGGATTCAAAATTGGTAGCCATATGACATCGGCGATGGATACTTCAAATATTGGCAATGTACACAGTATAAAACTCGCAATAATCGCTAAAAATGGAAGCACAATAACTTGTTGGTATAATGGTTGGTAAACTTTTAGCGGCCATCGGGTGAGCAATTTAGGCTGATAACAAGCCACAATGAACCCAACCAACAACCAAGGTAGTAATAGTAACGTCTCTTCAACATTCAAAGACAACACTTGATTGAAATAAGCAATGCAGCATAAAGCGAGTCCCCAAAAATGAGTTGCGTGATAACAAAAGACAACCTGTTTTTTTATTGCCTTGCGCTTTACCAACTCTAGTAACACTCTGTTTAAATCGAGTTTCATGAATGCATAAAGCACACTAAATATTCCCACAATTAAACCACCCCGCTCAACCCAATCGATTTGAGTTTGTGACCCAATTGCAAATGCGATTAACAACACAACCCAAAGAGGGAAAGCCAAAATAGCTGAGTGATTACCACCCACTTCGTTGCTCGATATAAAGCGAAGCAAGCCAGAAGAGTGACAAAGAAATAAGTCACGAGAATGAATTCAATGCTGTCATGCCAATTTGCACGCGTAGAAGCAATAATGACAAACACACCGAGCAATACATTCAACCACGCCATCGAACATAGTGAGACTACTTTCTGTTTAATAGGGAAACTCGTTTTATACAACAGTGCCACTGAAACAATAGTGGCAAATCCACTGATAATAAGATCTCTGCATGACGTAATCACAAAATAAATCGTCACTATGAGAGGCAAAAGCAATGTTCCCCAACTGAATTGGGAACGAGAAAACTGATGACCAACAAATAGAAGTACAGTCACAAAAATAAATTGAATAAAGAGCAGTGAATGAACATCCACCAGCATGACCCATAACCAAGGGATAACCGTCAAGAGAACAATGGCCGCCATCGCACATTGGCTTATCGTCTCTCTGGCTAGAGAAAACCGGCTCGTTTTATAGCTGAACGACCAATCAGAGACATAGTAGGCCAACACCAAACATATCAGCATTAATTGAATGATCCACGACCATATCACGGTAGGATAAAACAAAATGTCTTCATGTAGTTGATATAGTTGATAGAAACTCGCCATTAGAAAAGCGAGCCCCACTAATGCAAATTTACTTCGAACCTGTTTATTACTTAACCAGAGAATCATCGCCGCTTTCAACGCGTAAATAGCCGCGGTAAACGTCGCACTAAAGAACACCGGAATAGCCACAGCCAAAAATAGCAGGGCAAAAGCTTTGTATACATAAACGAGTTGGCTGTTTTTCTGTAACTTAGACGTCGTGAACGCAGCGACGGTATAACAGACAAACAAAAACAACGATGAATAGGCCGTATATTCAGCGACCGTTGCTGTTGCTGTGTAAAAAAGAGCATAAGTAGTAAGGGGTAGCGTGAAGACCAATACGCTCGATATAACTTGTTTTCTGTTAGAAAAGTCTTCGCATGCATGTGAATGAGCCAATAAAAAGTACAAGAAGAAATAGCTTGCTAAGAACGGCAGCGTTTCCCACATCAGAGAGGAGTGATAAGAAAACACCAGCCAAAATTCAACTAAAACAAAAGTGCAAATAACCCCTGATTTTTCTAAGAAATACCATTTTTTCTTATAAGCTAAGAAAACAAGGCCGAGATTCAGCAACAAGTAATAACCGAGCAAAATGAGATGATTACCTGTTGCCTCTGTCGATAACAACACTGGGACAGCAAAACCGGCTAATGCCGCCACTACCGCCATTATTTGAGCATTTTGTAGCAGAGCAAGTAGCGTCGTGATAACAACGAGCACAGACAATAACAAGAAGGTTAATTCAATGGGTATTAGAGCAAAATAACGGCCTGCAGCGATAACCACAAGATACAACACCGCCATTCCACTTCCTTGCAATGCCACACCAAAATAATTCGGTTTTTTCCGCAGTCGCCAACCTAACCCGACACAACAAAAACCAGCAACGGCTATCGCAGACAATTTAAACCATAACGGTACGCTAAACGCCTGATAAGTGAGCTTAATTAAAAATGACAAGCCGACAAAAACAATCCCTAACCCCACTAACGCTATTGGACTGATTTTGCCCACGAGCCGAGCCATCGGTTCAGGCAGCCTCTTTTTAATGCTACTTAAAAAACCAAAAAGTTTTTCGGAATAACTGATTGATTCTCCGGCTAACACAACCTTTTCAGCTCCCATCACGTTGTAGTCTGGTTGTATAACTGTAGGTTTTGAGACGGTTTCGATCGAATTTGAACCTACTTTATTAGGCATCAAATTCGCTTCTACCGATGTTATTGGTTCTTCTTTATGTGTTGAATCGATTTCATCAACACCTGATGATTCACTCTCAGAACGAGGCCGAGTTTGTTGCATTTCAAATTCTAAGCGCAATAACTCGTGGTCGGTTTTAAGGCGTTCTAGTTGTTCTCGCAGTTTGTCGATAACTATATTTAATGATTTTGCTTTATTGAATGCGACAATAGATAAGATAATTGGTGACACTAAAACACAAATGGCTAAAAGGATTAATATGTCCATAGATTATAGGCATTAAACATTAGAGGTTGTTGCTGCAGGCTATCATAGGGCATTATTAAAAAATAATTATATAGGTATTATTTTCACACCAATCATAAAAATTTGATATTGGTTCGAAATAAAATCACAAATACAGTGGTGCCATTTTTCGCCAATAATAACCTCGGTGTGCTCGACCTTCCCATTCATACATTCGGTGAGGGACACCTTTCTGATTGAGGATTTGGCTCATCAAATGGTTGTTTTGTAAAAAAGGATCTTGGTTTCCAATAGTAAACACGATGTCACTGCTGTCTATTTGATGTAGCCTTTCTGGACATTCTAGATTTTGTAGGAAATGAGACGGTGTATTGTAATAGATGTCTTCGTTATAAAAGCCATCAAACTGATTGCCAAAACAGTCCACTTGCCACGTAAGATCATATCGACCAGAAAATGCAGCCAACTTACTGAATAAATGTGGATGACGAAAGAATATATTTGCCGCATGAAACGCGCCAAGCGAACAACCATGAGCGATAGTACAGGAATGATCATTTTTATGAGCCATCAATGGCAACACTTCCTGCAAAATGTATTCTTCATATTGCTGATGACGGTTAATTCGACCATGGGGATGAGCCCAAAAGCAGTAAATACTTTCGGCATCGACACTGTCTACGCAATATAGCTGTAATTGACCCGAATTTATTTTTTCTGCTAACGAGTTTACCAACCCTATTTGCTCGTATTCAAAAAACCTTCCGCCTCGAGTAGGAAAAACCAACACCTTAGCGCCAGCATGTCCGAAAACAAGCAGTTCCATGGTGCGATTTAAATTAGGACTCCACCAACAGTGGTATTCACGATGCATCTTTAGACCCTAACGTTAAAAAATTGTTCGAGATTACGCCGCAACTCTCGTTTTTGTTTACCTTGACCTATGTAGACAAAATGTCCTGCATCTAACGAATAGAGTTGTTTATGACCACGACAAGCATTGTAAACACTGTATTGGCCTGGTGGCGCAACAAACGGGTCAAATCTAGCCAACGCCCAATGAGTCGGTTGGAGTAAATAGCGGGCAGCAACCGAAGCATCAAAAAACGGTAAGGTTTCGGCAACAATGTCGGCATGTTTTACGGCAAAATCACGTACCGATTGTGTGCTACCAATACAAGGTAAAGCCATACGAACTTTTAGGTTTCCGAAGGTAGGCACATGAAAATGTGCTCTCTTAATTCTTGAATCAAATGCGCTTGCAAATACCCCAAGACCACCACCAAAACTACTACCACAAAAACCTATATTGCCAGAAGTCTGAGGAAATAGGCTCAATAGAGCGGAGACTCCACACCAAATGTCTTGAACACAACCTCCAAGAATATACTTATCTTTATCTTGTATATCATGAAGAACGTGCCATTTCGACTCACTAGATATTGGCGCACGAGCACTTCGGCCAATGCCTCGCATACAGGGTATTAGCAGCGCTGTATTTTTTAAAATCCAACTACTATCAGGCGATTCAATACCACCATAACCATGTGCCCAAACTA is a genomic window of Vibrio algarum containing:
- a CDS encoding glutaredoxin family protein, translating into MKFIRWFLGKVILTLSFIFSPKGIKRSEELQKELDKKASSLALYQFEACPFCVKVRRAMQRQSITFDLRDAKNNPTHREALLTHGGALKVPCLRIDNGDETTWMYESSDIVAYLEKEFA
- a CDS encoding DUF2339 domain-containing protein, which produces MGGNHSAILAFPLWVVLLIAFAIGSQTQIDWVERGGLIVGIFSVLYAFMKLDLNRVLLELVKRKAIKKQVVFCYHATHFWGLALCCIAYFNQVLSLNVEETLLLLPWLLVGFIVACYQPKLLTRWPLKVYQPLYQQVIVLPFLAIIASFILCTLPIFEVSIADVIWLPILNPLELTSMASMLFVVHCLRHKNAQVVLTNYFKIQLGKTKLVSIWVAFSGVIFAHSALGRGVSHYTLASYDLFSLWHSGVFQAGLAILWSVIAMMATGIGSRFGSVRIWWVGAILFAVTVLKLLVLDLSNRDTIVMVFAIIFVGVVMVLVGYFSPMPKSRKSLE
- a CDS encoding DUF2339 domain-containing protein — translated: MDILILLAICVLVSPIILSIVAFNKAKSLNIVIDKLREQLERLKTDHELLRLEFEMQQTRPRSESESSGVDEIDSTHKEEPITSVEANLMPNKVGSNSIETVSKPTVIQPDYNVMGAEKVVLAGESISYSEKLFGFLSSIKKRLPEPMARLVGKISPIALVGLGIVFVGLSFLIKLTYQAFSVPLWFKLSAIAVAGFCCVGLGWRLRKKPNYFGVALQGSGMAVLYLVVIAAGRYFALIPIELTFLLLSVLVVITTLLALLQNAQIMAVVAALAGFAVPVLLSTEATGNHLILLGYYLLLNLGLVFLAYKKKWYFLEKSGVICTFVLVEFWLVFSYHSSLMWETLPFLASYFFLYFLLAHSHACEDFSNRKQVISSVLVFTLPLTTYALFYTATATVAEYTAYSSLFLFVCYTVAAFTTSKLQKNSQLVYVYKAFALLFLAVAIPVFFSATFTAAIYALKAAMILWLSNKQVRSKFALVGLAFLMASFYQLYQLHEDILFYPTVIWSWIIQLMLICLVLAYYVSDWSFSYKTSRFSLARETISQCAMAAIVLLTVIPWLWVMLVDVHSLLFIQFIFVTVLLFVGHQFSRSQFSWGTLLLPLIVTIYFVITSCRDLIISGFATIVSVALLYKTSFPIKQKVVSLCSMAWLNVLLGVFVIIASTRANWHDSIEFILVTYFFVTLLACFALYRATKWVVITQLFWLSLFGLCC
- a CDS encoding esterase family protein, whose amino-acid sequence is MHREYHCWWSPNLNRTMELLVFGHAGAKVLVFPTRGGRFFEYEQIGLVNSLAEKINSGQLQLYCVDSVDAESIYCFWAHPHGRINRHQQYEEYILQEVLPLMAHKNDHSCTIAHGCSLGAFHAANIFFRHPHLFSKLAAFSGRYDLTWQVDCFGNQFDGFYNEDIYYNTPSHFLQNLECPERLHQIDSSDIVFTIGNQDPFLQNNHLMSQILNQKGVPHRMYEWEGRAHRGYYWRKMAPLYL
- a CDS encoding acetylxylan esterase, with the translated sequence MLTIFQHEFDFDPSYGYDNKQLLTVEPGQEPQGFTEFWQRKYQQALTIKPFLSIQDTGRIENSWRIFDCYYDSAEGIRIGGWLLLPSTGQVEKALVWAHGYGGIESPDSSWILKNTALLIPCMRGIGRSARAPISSESKWHVLHDIQDKDKYILGGCVQDIWCGVSALLSLFPQTSGNIGFCGSSFGGGLGVFASAFDSRIKRAHFHVPTFGNLKVRMALPCIGSTQSVRDFAVKHADIVAETLPFFDASVAARYLLQPTHWALARFDPFVAPPGQYSVYNACRGHKQLYSLDAGHFVYIGQGKQKRELRRNLEQFFNVRV